The DNA segment CGAGGCGGGCGAGGGAGACGAGTCGGCGGAACTCACCCACACCGACGAGGCGGGCGAGGTTCAGATGGTCGACGTGGGCGAGAAGCCCGACACCCGCCGGCGAGCGGTCGCGGCGGGCGAGATCAACCTCCAACCGGAAACCGTCGAGGCGATTCGGGACGACGCCCTCGGGAAGGGCGACGTGCTCGCGACCGCCCGGGTCGGCGCGGTCCAGGCGGTCAAGCACACCTGGGAGACCATCCCGATGTGCCACCAGATTCCCATCACCAACGTCGAAACCAGCTTTGACCTCTACGACGAGCGCGTCACCCTGGAGGTCGCGGTCGAAACCACCGGGAAGACGGGGTGCGAGATGGAGGCCCTGGAGGGCGTGACCACGGGCCTGAACGTGGTGTGGGACATGGTGAAGGCGGCCGAGAAGAACGACGACGGCCAGTACCCCGACACGTCCATCGACCGGGTTCGCGTGGTCGAGAAGACGAAGACCGTGGTGCGAGCGGAAACCGAGACGCCGCGATAGCGCGACGGCAGTTCCGCTCGGCGGCGAACGCTTATGCTCGCCGCGCGAGTGCGGGTCGGTGATGCCGGTCGAAATCGGACGAACGACCGTTCTGGTCGACGACTACGACGCGGCGATAGCGTTCTACACGGAGGTGCTCGGCTTAGAAGTGCTCGCCGACACCGAACTCGAAAACGGGTTCCGGGCCGTCCACGTCGGCGACCCCGCACAGGCGCCCGTCGGCCTCTGGCTGATGGAACCGCCGAGCGACCGCGAGCGCGACCGAATCGGCGACCAGACCGGCGACGCGCCCGCGCTGGTGTTCTACACCGACGATATTCGCGAAGAGTACGAAACCCTGCGAGCGCGCGGCGTCGAGTTCCGCGACGAACCCGAGTCAGGCGAGACGGGCACGAGCGCCCACTTCGAGGACTATGCGGGCAACCACTGCCTGCTCGTGGAGTTGCACGACGCCGACGACTGAGCGGCCCTGAAACTCACGTGGAGAAAAACGAGAACTATCTTCTCACGCCGACGGCGCGCTGGCGAGTTCGCCCGCCTTCGCCCGCGACTGCTGGACGATGGAGGGCCGGGCCTCGAAGTCGACCAGCACCTCGTCGTCGGCGTAGGTCACGTCCTCGACGCGGGCGTGGTCGTGAATCCACGACACCACGCTCATCGTGTCCTCGGTCATCGGCATGACGAGTCGCTCGCGCTCCCAGTCGGGGAGTTCGGCGTCGATTCTGGCCCGGAGTCCGTCGAGGTTGAGTTGCTGTTCACCGCTGACCGCGATAGGGTTCGGCGCGAGCGCGGACAGCGCCTCGGTCTTCTCGCGGAGTTCCTCGTCGGTCACGGCGTCTATCTTGTTCAACACCGTCACGATGGGCGCCTCGTTGCGCTCGTAGAGGGTGTCGTGGCTCGTGACGAGTTTCTCGCGAATCTCGTCGATGGGTTCGCTCACGTCCACGACGAGGAGGACGAGGTCGGCGTAGTACACCGCGTCGAGGGTCGACTGGAACGACTCAACCAGCCAGTGGGGCAGGTCGGAGATGAACCCGACCGTGTCGGTCAACAGCACGTCGCGGCGCTCCATGTCCATCTTCCGGGTCGTCGTTCCCAGCGTGGTGAACAGGCGGTCCTGGGCCTCGGCGGTCGTGTCGAGGTCCGGGTGGAGGTCGTCGTTCTGGCCGAGTTCGAGGTCGGCCGCCAGGCTCTGCATCAGCGTCGACTTCCCGGCGTTGGTGTAGCCCGCCATCGCCACCAGGTCGAAGCCCGACTCCCGGCGTCGGTCCCGGCGGTCGGCCTCGGTCCGAGCGATGCGGTCGAGTTCGCCCTTGATGTTGCTGATCTGGTCCTTGATGTCCTGCTCGCGGCTCTCGTCGTACTCGCCCAGTCCCATGAACCCCGGCCGCTCGTCGCGCTTGGCGAGGCTCGTCTTGGCCTCCGCCCGCGGGAGTTCGTAGCGCAGTTCCGCGAGTTCGACCTGGAGTTGGGCCTTCCGAGTCTGCGCCCGCTGGCCGAATATCTCGAGGATGAGCCGGAATCGGTCGACGACGCGGGTATCCTCGGGGAACTTCTGGCCGAGGTTGTACGTCTGGTACGGCCCGAGTTGGTTGTCGAAGATGACGATGCCGGCGCCCGTCTCGGCGACAGCGGCGGCTATCTCGTCGGCCTTGCCCTCCCCGACCTGGTGCGCGGCGTCCTCCTCGCGCGTCTGGGTGAACACGTCGGCGACCTCGTAACCCGCAGCGCGGGCGAGGTCGCAGATCTCTTCGGTGTCGGGCGTTCCGGAGTCGACTCGCTTGACGATTATCGCTTTCATAGGAGCAGTTTTCGGGCGGCGTACGCGGCGTGGTGTGCGACCTGCACTGTCTCGCGCTCGGCTATGCTCTCGACGTACTTGAACGTCGGGACGAGGAACTGTTCGACCCTGAGTTCGGGTTCTTCGTAGAACTCGCCGCGCTCGGCGACGACGGGACCCGACGGCGGTTCGGGGAGTTCCTCGACGGCCTCGGCGACGACGCCGGCGACATCCTCGAAGGTCGGCTCGCTTCGGCTGATGGAAAAGCCCATCCCCCTCACGCTCCGGAGGTGGGCGGTGCCGACGGCGGCGTGGACCGCAGAGGCGACCATGAGGTACTCGCCGTTCTCCTCGTGGCGACCGCTGATGTCCACGCCGACGACCTCAGCCTCGCCGGCCCTTCACCTCGATTCTGCCGGCCGCGTTGCCCATAGCCGCGGGTACGGTACCCTCCCATTTCAATCGCACGCGAACCGTCCGCCATCCGACAGGAAACGCGCGTTTCGGTCGACACGAGCCACGAGTCGAATCGAATCGTTGCGCGATTCGGTTTAACCCCCGGTCGAGCTACCACAAAAGTCTTAACGCTCTGATGTGGCAATTGGCTCATGGAAGCGGGATTAAACCCTCAACAACTCGGCCTGGAGTTCGGTTCGGGCGCGGTCGTCGGCGGCGTCGTCGGTTTCGCCGCCAAGAAGGTCGCGAAACTCATCGCCGTCATCGTCGGCATCGAACTGGCGCTGTTCAAATTCCTCGAATCGCGAGGCATACTCACCGTCGACTGGGACAAACTCACCGCCGGAATGCTGAAGGCGGGCGAAACCGCCCAGACCGGCGCGCCGCCGTCGTGGGTGATGACCATCCTCTCGACGCTCTCTATCGGCGCCGGCTTCACCGGCGGCTTTCTGCTCGGCTTCCGGAAAGGATAGTCCCCGTTCTCGCGGTCACGGCCGGCCGTCGGCGACGGTCCCCACTTTTTTGAGAATTTTCACGACGGAGAGCGTGGCGGCGGTCGAGGGTTACCCCGACATGTCGCCGCGCCGGTAGCGGTCCACCAGGCGGTACGCGGTGACAGACCCCGACTCGTCGAGGTCGATCTCGTACCGGCCGAGGATGTCCTGGGTGTCCGGCACCGCGCTCCGCTCGACCACCTCGACGACGGCGAACCAGCCGTCGCTCCCCTGCTCCACCTCGATGATGCCGTCGAACGGTTCGTCGATGAGCGTCTGCGCGACCTCCTCGGCGGTTTCACGGGCGCTCAAGATGTCGAGGTCGGCCGACTCCGAAACCGCCGCGCCGCCGTCGGCCGACACGTCTCCGTCGTCTTCGCCGGCACCGTTCGCGTCTGCACTCTCGTCTCCTTCGTCGTCCGTCTCGCGCCCGTCCGTCTCGTCGTCCATCTCGTCCTCGTCCGCCTCGACTTCGGATTCGTCGTCGCCGTCACCGTCGTTCTCGTCGGCGGCATCGCTCTCGTCGCCGAAACCCGCGAGGATTTCGGACGCCGCCGCCTCGCCGATGCCGTCGGCGGCGGTCAGGGCCTCGACGTCGGCGTCCCGCAGGTCGTCGACCGACTCGAATCCGGCCTCGCGGAGCGCGTCGGCTCGTTCGGGGCCGACGCCCCCGACGTCCTGTAGGTCGTCGCGCTCGCCGGATTCACTCTTCGCCACGTTCGACCCTCCGGTTCGCCGTCATGCTGTCGCGTTCGCTGTCATACCAGTTCATCGATTCGTTGGTGCAGATCCGACGCGTCGCCGGTGGTGACGTGCGAAGAGAGCACGTCCCGGCAGACGCCCGCGAGCGGTTCGTCGTCGGGGAACGCCGCCACGCCGTCGGCGACGGCGATGGCGGCGCGGGTGCTGACCGGGACGTCCAACTCCTCGCCGAGCACCCGGACCGCCGAGACGACGTCCTCGACGCGTTCGCGGTCCAAGTCCGAGCGAGCGGCGACGATTTCGACCTCGGTTTCGCGACCGTACCGGTCGAGGTGGACCGTGACCAGTCGGTCGAGCAGCGCGTCCTGGGGTTCGTGGACCCCGGCGTACTCCGCGGAGTTCGAGGTCAGGATCACCCGGAAGTCGGGGTGGACCTCGACCTGACGGTCCTCGCCGCGCTTGCCGGGGAGTTCGAGGACGCCCTCTTCGAGTACCGACAGCAGGACGTTGTTCGCCGCGGGTTTCGAGCGCGCGAACTCGTTGTAGACGAGCGTCGCGCCCTCTCGGACCGCGACCGTCAGCGGGTTGTCGACCCACCGGTCGCGGACGACCTCCTTCTTCTTCACCACGTCGTGGACGAAGGCGTCGCGCTCGGTGTACTGCTCCTTGCCGGCGTACTCGCCGACGAGGTCGGCGGTGTCGAGTTCGGCGTCGCCGTTCACCCAGACCGTCGGCGCGTCGCGGCCGCGGGCGACCGCGAGCGCGAGCGCGGTCTTGCCGACCCCGGACGGGCCGACGACGTGGACCGGTCGGTCGGCGTCCAGCCACCGCTCGACGCGCCGGCGGTACGCCGCGACCTCGTCGGTTTCGACGAACTCGCGGTCGGTCGAGTCGGCCGACTCGACCGACCGCGACCCTTCGCGCTCGTCGTCGCCGAGCGACTTCGACGTCTTCCGGGTCCGTTTGGACTCGCGGTCCGACCGAATCTTCGGTCCCCGGACCTTCCGCTCGCGGCCGGAGTCGCTCATCTACGCCGTCTGGGCCTCCGTTTCGACCTCCAGTTCCTCGAGGTCGTCCATGTCCCCGGAGGCGCTCGCTTGCTCTATCTTTGCTATCTCCTCGGCGTAGTGGAGGAAGGTGTCCACCGAGGCGGCGACGACCCGCGCCTCGACGGTGAGCAGTTCGATGCCGACGACCGACACTCTCGCCCAGACGTCGACGACGACGCCCTTGTCGAGGATGCGGTCGAGAACCTCCGCGAGGCTCGACGCGTTGGGTTGTGCTCGTGACATTAGGTACCAACCACGCTCCTCGAAATACCATTCGAGCACATAATAATGGTTCGGCCGTTCGAACGATAAAGGGCCTGATATTGGGGAAATTGCACATCTCGCGCGGTTGCAGTTATCCGGCACCCACTGGCCCCAGTTTATATGGCCGCTCGCAACGAATTCGGAGCAAACCGGTGGAGAGTGTGTCAGGAAATAAACTTTACGTTTATGGAGTGTTCGAGGACGACGGCGACGAGGAGTTCGAACTCTCGGTCGACGGCGTCGGCGGTGCCGACCGCGTACGGGCCGTCTCGTTCCGCAACCTCTCGGCGCTGGTGTCGGACATCGACACCACCGACCCGGAGGAGTCCGACGAGAACGCGCAGGCCCACGACGACGTGTTGCGCGCGGCGCTCGAACACGACCGCGAACCCACGGTCGTCCCGATGCAGTTCGGGATGGCCTTCGAGAGCGCACGCACGCTGAAGAACGTCCTCCGCGGGACCCGCCACTCGTTCACCAAGGCGCTCCGGGACGTCGAGGGGACCGTCGAACTCGGCGTGAAGGTCGTCAGCGAGGAGGACGCCGACCCCGACCCCGAGGCGGTCCGGGCGGCCGCCGACGACCACCTCGGCGCCGTCGCGGTCAACGACGCCGAGAACGACCGCTTCAGCGACCGCCTGCTGGTCAACCACGCCTACCTCGTGGAACGCGACCGGCGCGACGACTTCGACGAGGCGGTCGACGCCCTCCAGTCGGACCTCGAGGACGAAGCGATGGTCCAGTACACCGGCCCGTGGGCGCCGTACAACTTCGTGGACATCCACGTGGGGGCGAACCGCTGATGTTCGTGGTCGACGACCTGCTCGTCCGACCGTTCGTCGGCCTGCTCGACGTGTTGCACACGATGGCGCTCGACGAGATGTACGACGTCGAGTCGATCCGCGACGACGTCAAGGAGAACCGCCTGCTGTACGAACTCGGCGAGATACCCCGCGAGGAGTACGAGCGCCGAGACGAGGAACTTCGCGAGGAACTCGAGTTCGCCGAGCGCGTCCGTACGGAACTGGCCAGCGGGAAGATAGAGGTGAAACGCTGATGGGCGAGCGACCCGACGACGGCGACGACTCGGACGACCGACCCGAGGACCGCCGAGGCGACGGCGAGACGCCCGACCGCGACGAGGAGGCGACCGACAGGCGGCGACCGGCCGACGAGCACGGCCGAAACTCGGCGAAGCCGAGTTTCGGCCTGCGAGACGGGTTCGGCCTCCTGACCGACCTCCTGCGGGGACTCGACGCGAGCGACCGACGCCGCGAGTCCGGGCGGTTCGGCGGCGACCGGGCGAACGTCGACTACGACGTGAGCGTCGGCCTCGGCACCGGACCTGACAAGCGCGACGGCGACCGCGACCGCCGCGCGCGGCGGTCGCGGTCGCCCGCCGAGCGTCGCGTCGGCGAACGCTCGCGCACGTCCCGTCCCCGGAGCGGCGACTTCGGCGACTACCTGGTGACGAGTCGTCTCGAGGAAGACGGCCTGGTCGTGACCGCCGACCTGCCCGACGTGTCGGCCGAGGAACTGACCGTCGGGTTCGCCCGGGACCGCGAGGAACTCGTGGTGGGCGTCGGCGACGGCGTCGTCGAGCGCGTCGCGCTCCCGTGGCCCGCGAGCGCGACCAAGACGACGTTCAGGAACGGCGTGCTGGAGATACGGCTCCGGGAGGACGCCGACGCATGACCGAGGAGACGGACGGCCTCTCCGGACGGTTGGACGACCTCGCCTCGCGCGCCGAGGACGCGCTCGACGGGTTGGGCGAGTACGTCGAGGAACCCGACGCCGACCTGGCCGACGTCCGCGAGCGCGTGGGCGACGAGGACCGGTCGGTCGCGGAGGCCGGCGAACACCTCCGGGACCTCTGGGACGTCGCCGACGAAGTCGAGGACCTGCTCCAGACGGTCGACCTGTCGGACCTCCCCGAAGCGATAGACGTCTCGGAGCTCCCCTCCGCCGTCGAGGCCGGCGAGGTGCCGGACGCCGTCGCGAACGGCGACCCCGGCGACGCGGTCCGGTTCCGGAAGCTCCTGAAGGTCGTCAATCTCACCGAACTCTGGGACGCCACCGACGTGCGGGCGTTCTGGAAGCAGAAGCGCGAACTCGAAGCAGAGCTGTCGGAGTCGTTCGACGGCGAGGATACTGGTGAGAGCGGAAACACCGAGGTCGCCGGAGACGATGACGACGGGTGGCTCGACGCCGACCGCGACTGGTCGATTCCCGAAACGGACGGCCCCGGCGACTTCGACCCCGAGTCGATGGAGAACGCCGTCCAGTCGAAGATGATGGACGGCGTCGAGGAGTTCCGCGAGAGCCTGCTGGCGGCCCACGAGAAGCTGAAGGCGCTCCGCGAGGAGAACCGCGACCGGATGGCCGCACAGGACCGCTCGACCCACTCGCGCAACCCTACCGCACACTCGACGGTGCCCGGCGGCGACCGGCCGGCGGTCGGCAGTACGGCGCGGCACTCGACGGTTCCCCGGGAAACCCGCTACTCGACCGCCCCGAACAAAAAGCGGGTGTACGGCGACCGCTTCGACAACGAAACCGACGATAGCTGACAGCCATGGACGAAACCAGACCCACCAGACGACAGAGCGACCTCGCGGACGTGGTAGAGCTCCTGCTCGACAAGGGCGTGGTCATCAACGCCGACATCGCCGTGACGGTCGGCGAAACCGAGCTCCTGGGGGTGAAACTCCGGGCCGCCGTCGCGTCGTTCGAGACGGCCGCCCAGTACGGCATGGAGTTCCCCGACGGGACCGACGTCGACCGCGTCGAGCACGCCGCGGGGGTCGAACCGCTCGAGGACGGCCCGGGCGAGCAGGTCGAACTCGACGAACTCGAAGTCGAGAGTCCGGCAGCCGACGACCCGGAGGACGAACGTGACGACGATTGACCTGGACGACGACGGCGAGG comes from the Halorussus vallis genome and includes:
- the moaC gene encoding cyclic pyranopterin monophosphate synthase MoaC; the protein is MSEGGEDGEAGEGDESAELTHTDEAGEVQMVDVGEKPDTRRRAVAAGEINLQPETVEAIRDDALGKGDVLATARVGAVQAVKHTWETIPMCHQIPITNVETSFDLYDERVTLEVAVETTGKTGCEMEALEGVTTGLNVVWDMVKAAEKNDDGQYPDTSIDRVRVVEKTKTVVRAETETPR
- a CDS encoding VOC family protein, with amino-acid sequence MPVEIGRTTVLVDDYDAAIAFYTEVLGLEVLADTELENGFRAVHVGDPAQAPVGLWLMEPPSDRERDRIGDQTGDAPALVFYTDDIREEYETLRARGVEFRDEPESGETGTSAHFEDYAGNHCLLVELHDADD
- the hflX gene encoding GTPase HflX: MKAIIVKRVDSGTPDTEEICDLARAAGYEVADVFTQTREEDAAHQVGEGKADEIAAAVAETGAGIVIFDNQLGPYQTYNLGQKFPEDTRVVDRFRLILEIFGQRAQTRKAQLQVELAELRYELPRAEAKTSLAKRDERPGFMGLGEYDESREQDIKDQISNIKGELDRIARTEADRRDRRRESGFDLVAMAGYTNAGKSTLMQSLAADLELGQNDDLHPDLDTTAEAQDRLFTTLGTTTRKMDMERRDVLLTDTVGFISDLPHWLVESFQSTLDAVYYADLVLLVVDVSEPIDEIREKLVTSHDTLYERNEAPIVTVLNKIDAVTDEELREKTEALSALAPNPIAVSGEQQLNLDGLRARIDAELPDWERERLVMPMTEDTMSVVSWIHDHARVEDVTYADDEVLVDFEARPSIVQQSRAKAGELASAPSA
- a CDS encoding DUF2209 family protein; protein product: MDISGRHEENGEYLMVASAVHAAVGTAHLRSVRGMGFSISRSEPTFEDVAGVVAEAVEELPEPPSGPVVAERGEFYEEPELRVEQFLVPTFKYVESIAERETVQVAHHAAYAARKLLL
- a CDS encoding FUN14 domain-containing protein, translating into MEAGLNPQQLGLEFGSGAVVGGVVGFAAKKVAKLIAVIVGIELALFKFLESRGILTVDWDKLTAGMLKAGETAQTGAPPSWVMTILSTLSIGAGFTGGFLLGFRKG
- the gvpO gene encoding gas vesicle protein GvpO — its product is MAKSESGERDDLQDVGGVGPERADALREAGFESVDDLRDADVEALTAADGIGEAAASEILAGFGDESDAADENDGDGDDESEVEADEDEMDDETDGRETDDEGDESADANGAGEDDGDVSADGGAAVSESADLDILSARETAEEVAQTLIDEPFDGIIEVEQGSDGWFAVVEVVERSAVPDTQDILGRYEIDLDESGSVTAYRLVDRYRRGDMSG
- the gvpN gene encoding gas vesicle protein GvpN, which encodes MSDSGRERKVRGPKIRSDRESKRTRKTSKSLGDDEREGSRSVESADSTDREFVETDEVAAYRRRVERWLDADRPVHVVGPSGVGKTALALAVARGRDAPTVWVNGDAELDTADLVGEYAGKEQYTERDAFVHDVVKKKEVVRDRWVDNPLTVAVREGATLVYNEFARSKPAANNVLLSVLEEGVLELPGKRGEDRQVEVHPDFRVILTSNSAEYAGVHEPQDALLDRLVTVHLDRYGRETEVEIVAARSDLDRERVEDVVSAVRVLGEELDVPVSTRAAIAVADGVAAFPDDEPLAGVCRDVLSSHVTTGDASDLHQRIDELV
- the gvpA gene encoding gas vesicle protein GvpA; its protein translation is MSRAQPNASSLAEVLDRILDKGVVVDVWARVSVVGIELLTVEARVVAASVDTFLHYAEEIAKIEQASASGDMDDLEELEVETEAQTA
- a CDS encoding GvpL/GvpF family gas vesicle protein, coding for MSGNKLYVYGVFEDDGDEEFELSVDGVGGADRVRAVSFRNLSALVSDIDTTDPEESDENAQAHDDVLRAALEHDREPTVVPMQFGMAFESARTLKNVLRGTRHSFTKALRDVEGTVELGVKVVSEEDADPDPEAVRAAADDHLGAVAVNDAENDRFSDRLLVNHAYLVERDRRDDFDEAVDALQSDLEDEAMVQYTGPWAPYNFVDIHVGANR
- the gvpG gene encoding gas vesicle protein GvpG, whose product is MFVVDDLLVRPFVGLLDVLHTMALDEMYDVESIRDDVKENRLLYELGEIPREEYERRDEELREELEFAERVRTELASGKIEVKR
- the gvpH gene encoding gas vesicle protein GvpH, with the protein product MGERPDDGDDSDDRPEDRRGDGETPDRDEEATDRRRPADEHGRNSAKPSFGLRDGFGLLTDLLRGLDASDRRRESGRFGGDRANVDYDVSVGLGTGPDKRDGDRDRRARRSRSPAERRVGERSRTSRPRSGDFGDYLVTSRLEEDGLVVTADLPDVSAEELTVGFARDREELVVGVGDGVVERVALPWPASATKTTFRNGVLEIRLREDADA
- the gvpJ gene encoding gas vesicle protein GvpJ codes for the protein MDETRPTRRQSDLADVVELLLDKGVVINADIAVTVGETELLGVKLRAAVASFETAAQYGMEFPDGTDVDRVEHAAGVEPLEDGPGEQVELDELEVESPAADDPEDERDDD